In Geitlerinema sp. PCC 9228, one DNA window encodes the following:
- a CDS encoding cytochrome P450: MAQKTALPLPPGDLGAPILGKTVSFLRDSEFAKKRHQSYGPIFKTRLFGKPTVFIKGAEANRFVLTNENKYFSVTWPPSTKALLGPLALALQTGGHHQQRRKLLSQAFKPRALDGYIETMEAITQEYLRDWEQQKTLTWYPQLRNYTLDIACKLFVGIDRGSQSQLGNLFETWVQGLFSLPLRLPGTKFYRAWQSRRQLLVELENIIQQRPQQEDWGNDALGLLLQAEDENGDRLSMAELKDQILLLLFAGHETLTSSLASFCSLMAQHPGIFAKARAEQEQFPASEPLTLDKLKQMTYLEQVLQEVLRLIPPVGGGFREVLQECHFHGYRIPQGWNVLYEIDQTHQDLRVYPQPERFDPNRFHGSEKGKQFSYVPFGGGVRECLGKEFARLEMKIFATHLLRNYQWELLDEKALEIVSTPTPRPRDGLRVNFHRLDAS; this comes from the coding sequence ATGGCTCAAAAAACAGCCCTCCCTTTGCCTCCCGGAGATTTAGGCGCGCCTATTCTTGGCAAGACCGTAAGCTTTTTACGGGATTCGGAATTTGCTAAGAAGCGCCATCAAAGTTACGGACCCATTTTTAAAACCCGCTTGTTTGGCAAGCCCACTGTATTTATCAAAGGGGCCGAAGCCAATCGCTTTGTTCTGACCAACGAAAATAAATATTTTTCCGTTACCTGGCCCCCCAGTACGAAAGCTTTGCTGGGACCGTTGGCGTTGGCCTTGCAAACCGGAGGGCATCACCAACAACGCCGAAAGCTGTTAAGCCAGGCTTTTAAACCCAGAGCTTTGGATGGTTACATCGAAACCATGGAAGCCATCACCCAGGAGTATTTGCGGGATTGGGAACAACAAAAAACGTTGACCTGGTATCCACAATTAAGAAACTATACGTTGGATATTGCTTGTAAGCTGTTCGTGGGGATAGACCGGGGTAGCCAAAGCCAATTGGGGAATTTATTTGAAACTTGGGTGCAAGGTTTGTTTTCTTTGCCCTTACGCCTTCCGGGAACGAAATTCTATCGAGCGTGGCAAAGTCGCCGCCAATTGTTGGTGGAACTGGAAAATATTATCCAGCAGCGCCCACAACAAGAAGATTGGGGCAACGATGCTTTGGGATTGCTGCTGCAAGCTGAGGATGAAAACGGCGATCGCTTGAGCATGGCAGAATTAAAAGACCAAATTCTGTTGCTATTGTTTGCCGGCCACGAAACCCTCACCTCCTCCCTCGCCTCGTTTTGTTCCTTAATGGCACAACATCCAGGTATTTTCGCCAAAGCCAGAGCCGAACAAGAACAATTCCCTGCCAGCGAACCTTTAACCTTAGACAAACTCAAACAGATGACCTATCTGGAACAGGTATTGCAGGAAGTTCTGCGTCTCATTCCGCCAGTTGGCGGTGGTTTTCGAGAAGTCTTGCAAGAGTGCCATTTTCACGGCTATCGCATTCCCCAAGGCTGGAACGTACTTTATGAAATCGACCAAACCCATCAGGATCTTCGGGTATACCCGCAGCCGGAACGATTTGACCCCAATCGCTTTCATGGTTCTGAGAAAGGCAAACAGTTTAGTTACGTTCCTTTTGGTGGCGGTGTCCGCGAATGTTTGGGTAAAGAATTTGCCCGGTTGGAAATGAAAATTTTTGCCACCCATTTGCTGCGCAACTATCAATGGGAACTGCTTGACGAAAAGGCTTTAGAGATTGTTTCTACACCGACACCTCGTCCTCGGGATGGGTTGCGGGTGAACTTCCATCGCCTTGATGCTTCCTAG
- a CDS encoding 6-carboxytetrahydropterin synthase: MKCIINRRAQFSASHRYWLPELSEAENRDLFGPVANFPGHGHNYVLYVSMVGELDEYGMVLNLSEVKHVIRQEITEQLDFSHLNDVWPEFQQTLPTTENLARSIWHRLSPHLPLVKIQVYEHPQLWAEYYGDGMEAYLTISTHFSAAHRLARPDLSLEENYEIYGKCARPHGHGHNYHLDVTVKGEMHPRLGTVADLEKLQNIVEEYVVEPFDHNFLNYDIPYFSQVVPTAENIAVYIRQLLETPIQEQTDAQLYKIKLYESPNNSCEVYASQAETDAVPSQQQEPALARN; the protein is encoded by the coding sequence ATGAAATGTATTATCAATCGCCGAGCGCAGTTTTCTGCCAGCCATCGGTATTGGCTGCCGGAACTTAGCGAAGCAGAAAACCGAGATTTATTTGGCCCCGTTGCTAATTTTCCCGGACACGGACACAACTACGTGCTGTACGTTTCCATGGTGGGCGAATTGGACGAATACGGCATGGTCCTCAACCTGTCAGAGGTCAAGCACGTCATTCGTCAGGAAATCACCGAGCAGCTGGATTTTTCCCATCTCAACGATGTTTGGCCGGAATTCCAGCAAACCTTGCCAACCACGGAAAATTTAGCCCGTAGTATTTGGCACCGTTTGTCCCCTCACTTACCCTTGGTCAAAATTCAAGTCTACGAACACCCGCAACTTTGGGCAGAATATTACGGAGACGGCATGGAAGCATATCTCACCATTAGCACCCACTTTAGCGCCGCCCACCGCCTAGCGCGTCCGGATTTGAGCTTGGAAGAAAACTACGAAATCTACGGCAAGTGCGCCCGACCCCACGGTCACGGTCACAACTACCACCTGGATGTCACGGTGAAGGGAGAAATGCATCCCCGATTGGGAACCGTCGCCGATTTGGAAAAACTGCAAAATATTGTAGAAGAATATGTGGTGGAACCGTTCGACCACAATTTTCTGAACTACGATATTCCCTATTTTTCCCAAGTGGTGCCCACCGCAGAAAATATTGCGGTTTACATTCGCCAGCTGCTGGAGACCCCCATTCAAGAGCAAACCGACGCCCAACTTTATAAAATTAAGCTATACGAAAGTCCCAATAATTCCTGCGAAGTCTATGCTAGCCAGGCAGAAACCGATGCCGTTCCCTCCCAGCAGCAGGAACCTGCTTTAGCCAGAAACTAG